One Brassica napus cultivar Da-Ae chromosome C4, Da-Ae, whole genome shotgun sequence genomic region harbors:
- the LOC106442429 gene encoding uncharacterized protein LOC106442429 produces the protein MANPWFPGNSASGLSPLLRSTGDNHLLVPPIPPDPPDPDSSNPLSVSRFPPLNSPGSKTPKSFRASQRALLSSSAVKVSSSKPSTESTGPVLSQTSAVSGSKSSGSRSQNTVHLDLGNFKVLPPKYSSPIQTNRASKSSLNPPPLAPIPTLNHQNPQIPPQTSGSSNQPQPPLVPPPITPPNTTPPLTTDKQSTQHQPPPPLIERLRRSQNKTFSRLAPVTISDTGRPRVSIPDSVFQKGAELHKDFIICNFNGRPPPFNHVQSILNHLWGKGKRVEIHTNPLSRSMLVRIPSDYLREKILEKRVWYVGDSMFQAIQWTSSASSSSPPLDSIQIWAHLNGVPLDLRHQEGLSPVAGLVGDPKETDDFTLNLVSLTLSHVKVEVDLTKPLPDVVEFTRDSGEVVEVSVTYPWVPPTCSHCKELGHIMRNCLHVPLQPKKAASTTKSKGKKPSVVEKEVSHTSTSNEAVNQVASASQSDRPLTSSETKNGPASVLATSPHQPASPSYPSEPSFLPPPNKKTTQINPPLIEPSKHFLISNNSPQTQLVPVTLNSSPSSSPDSKPPLKRSRADNSNHQFPSFTDQLKLFTAPPTVLPPFLVPLLPPILNSSNPFSLLSPHETHIKTHNLNHLMGKLCRGWNFTSNHLSDEDGRIIVIWKDNIYVRTLQESRQTLTCEVKIPGSAVFTYTAIYASNESSERTDLWVELLNTYQNLSLHSSPWMLGGDFNQIIHPAEHSVSAVNSLTPDMIQFRDCLTQMGLFDLRYQGSFFSWTNRCPVNPIAKKLDRLLINNHILNLFPNCSAFFLPSQTSDHSPCLLNLAYKIPSCGTRPFKFYNYLSKHPDFHQVVLDAWTQAGSTAWNLTALAWKQKQIKSDLKTLNKDNFSQIQIRVSEANRVLQDVQVQVMQAPSTQTFELEKQALECWNFLRLIEECYFKQRSRINWLKEGDQNTSYFFRIVQTRLNYNTIRSYVLISGIILTDPLDMSSHAVRHFSNILGPMPPMRVNMVSTVQWFQSLSPFRCDQNQCVQMTTIPTVEKITRVMHKLNSNKAPGPDGLTSGFYKSAWSIVGAEVTGSIQHFFFSSFMPATTNSTILSLVPKHNGASLITDFRPISCLNTVYKVVSRLLVKRLKPILTPLIVPNQTAFVRGRLLVENTSLAGELVNGYHKRNGTKRITLKVDIAKAFDTLSWDFLFSCLNGLQLPSEFISWLRTCICTTSFTVGYNGSVNGFFKGTRGLRQGDPLSPYLFVIALNNLSLMLNRAAQEMHFNYHHNCPNSRLTHLCFADDLLIFMDGSLESVQAVLQVLREFESRSGLSVSVHKTSFFASGLSAAETDLIQFSTGMAMGSLPIKNKFSSWSSKALSFAGRLLLIKTVISGITTFWCSTFILPKACVKRINSLCGVFLWKGNIEESHTARVSWNEEVLHGDLSNLWTTVPNRQFSWQVNKLLKLSPLIYNWIYLRVSNGLSCRFWSDNWSPFGNMRSFLQLGANTSMGIPETATLASLYQNNSWRLPPARSEEQVQLHTYLTTITFTEGQDSYEWVIDGRLNHSYSIGTVYHNLREQGPIVPWTQTVWNKGGIPRHSFLSWLFVLNRCPTRDRIIGWGLQSSPLCLLCNSASESRNHLFFECNFSWGLWGSLALRCGLSPNRSWDGVMAQLQGQSRRSPKGMPTLLCWQGCIYWLWSERNARLHRNIFRSVDAIARLIDRQLRDKILSFRDTNRSVSSVMMQQWLS, from the exons ATGGCGAACCCCTGGTTCCCCGGGAACAGTGCTTCCGGCTTGTCTCCGCTGCTTCGTTCCACTGGTGACAACCACCTCCTTGTCCCTCCCATCCCTCCCGACCCCCCTGATCCTGACTCCTCTAACCCTCTCTCCGTCTCTCGTTTCCCCCCTCTCAACTCCCCTGGCTCAAAGACTCCTAAATCTTTTCGTGCTTCGCAGCGTGCTCTTCTCTCGAGCTCTGCGGTTAAAGTATCGAGCTCTAAACCTTCTACTGAATCAACTGGTCCAGTTCTCTCTCAAACTTCAGCTGTCTCTGGTTCCAAAAGCTCTGGATCTAGATCTCAGAATACTGTTCACCTCGACCTTGGAAACTTTAAAGTTCTCCCTCCTAAATACTCCTCTCCAATCCAAACCAACAGAGCCTCCAAATCTTCCCTAAATCCCCCACCCCTAGCTCCGATTCCAACCCTCAATCATCAAAACCCACAAATTCCACCTCAAACCTCTGGAAGTTCTAATCAGCCCCAACCTCCTCTTGTTCCCCCTCCAATCACTCCTCCAAATACTACCCCTCCCTTAACTACTGATAAACAGTCCACTCAACACCAACCACCACCTCCACTAATCGAAAGACTCCGCCGTTCTCAAAATAAAACCTTTAGTAGGCTTGCTCCTGTTACCATATCTGATACTGGAAGACCTCGGGTTTCCATTCCAGACAGTGTATTCCAAAAAGGTGCTGAGCTCCACAAGGATTTCATAATTTGTAATTTCAACGGCCGTCCTCCACCTTTCAATCATGTGCAGAGTATACTGAATCACCTGTGGGGAAAAGGAAAACGTGTAGAAATACATACCAATCCTCTTTCGCGTTCAATGCTGGTTAGAATCCCATCTGATTACCTCCGggagaaaattttggaaaagcGAGTTTGGTACGTTGGTGACTCAATGTTTCAAGCTATACAATGGACCTCCTCTGCTTCTAGTTCCTCTCCCCCGTTGGACTCAATACAGATTTGGGCTCATCTGAATGGAGTGCCACTCGACCTTCGTCATCAGGAAGGTTTGAGTCCGGTTGCTGGTCTGGTTGGTGATCCAAAGGAAACAGATGATTTTACTCTGAATCTTGTGAGCTTGACTTTGTCTCATGTCAAGGTTGAAGTTGACCTGACAAAACCCTTACCAGATGTTGTTGAATTCACTCGTGATTCTGGTGAAGTTGTGGAAGTCTCGGTCACCTACCCATGGGTTCCACCAACGTGCTCTCACTGTAAAGAACTAGGGCATATAATGAGGAATTGTCTCCATGTTCCTTTGCAGCCTAAGAAAGCAGCTTCAACAACTAAATCAAAGGGAAAGAAACCTAGTGTAGTAGAGAAAGAAGTTTCTCACACCTCAACTAGCAACGAGGCTGTGAACCAGGTGGCTTCTGCTTCTCAGTCTGATCGCCCTTTGACCTCCTCTGAGACTAAGAATGGTCCCGCCTCTGTGCTTGCAACCTCGCCCCATCAACCCGCTTCACCCTCTTACCCCTCCGAACCTTCCTTCCTACCTCCTCCCAACAAAAAGACCACACAAATCAACCCTCCTCTCATTGAGCCATCAAAAcatttccttatatcaaacaaCTCTCCTCAAACCCAGCTTGTCCCTGTTACACTAAACTCCTCTCCCTCTAGTTCCCCTGACTCTAAACCTCCCTTAAAACGCTCCAGAGCTGACAACTCAAACCACCAATTCCCTTCCTTCACTGACCAGCTAAAATTATTCACTGCTCCACCCACTGTCCTTCCCCCCTTTTTAGTCCCCCTCCTTCCACCTATTTTAAACTCCTCTAATCCCTTTTCTCTTTTGTCACCTCATG AAACTCATATCAAAACCCATAACCTTAACCACCTTATGGGAAAACTCTGTAGAGGTTGGAACTTCACCTCTAATCACCTGTCGGATGAAGATGGTAGGATCATAGTAATATGGAAAGACAACATCTATGTTCGCACCCTGCAAGAGTCAAGACAAACATTAACTTGTGAAGTCAAAATTCCAGGCTCAGCAGTGTTCACCTACACAGCAATTTATGCTTCGAATGAAAGTTCAGAGCGCACTGACCTGTGGGTGGAACTGTTAAATACTTATCAGAATCTCTCTCTCCACTCTTCCCCATGGATGCTAGGTGGAGACTTTAACCAGATAATCCACCCTGCTGAGCACTCTGTATCTGCGGTAAATTCTTTGACGCCAGATATGATCCAATTCAGGGACTGCCTAACTCAAATGGGGCTCTTCGATCTTCGCTATCAAGGCTCCTTCTTCTCTTGGACAAACCGTTGCCCTGTGAACCCAATAGCTAAAAAACTTGACCGCCTCCTTATCAATAACCATATCCTCAACCTTTTCCCAAACTGTTCAGCCTTCTTCCTCCCTTCCCAAACCTCAGATCATTCTCCCTGTCTCCTCAACCTAGCCTATAAAATCCCATCATGTGGTACCCGCCCCTTTAAGTTCTATAACTATCTATCCAAACATCCCGATTTTCACCAAGTGGTACTCGATGCATGGACACAAGCCGGAAGCACTGCCTGGAACCTCACAGCTCTTGCTtggaaacagaaacaaataaagAGTGATCTTAAAACACTGAATAAAGATAATTTCTCTCAAATTCAAATAAGAGTGAGTGAGGCTAACCGTGTTTTACAAGATGTGCAGGTACAGGTTATGCAGGCCCCCTCAACGCAGACATTCGAACTTGAAAAGCAAGCACTTGAGTGCTGGAATTTCCTAAGACTGATAGAGGAGTGTTACTTCAAACAAAGATCAAGGATCAATTGGCTTAAAGAAGGGGATCAGAATACTTCTTACTTTTTCCGAATTGTGCAGACACGCCTGAACTACAACACCATCCGATCGTATGTACTTATCTCTGGCATTATCCTCACTGATCCATTGGACATGAGCTCTCACGCAGTTCGTCACTTCTCTAATATCCTCGGCCCCATGCCCCCCATGCGCGTCAACATGGTCTCTACAGTACAGTGGTTTCAATCTTTATCTCCTTTTCGTTGTGATCAGAACCAGTGTGTCCAAATGACTACTATTCCTACGGTCGAGAAGATCACCAGGGTCATGCATAAGCTCAATTCTAACAAGGCGCCGGGTCCTGATGGCCTTACATCTGGATTCTACAAGTCTGCATGGTCGATTGTGGGTGCTGAAGTTACAGGCTCCATtcaacacttcttcttctcttcctttatGCCTGCAACCACAAACAGCACCATCCTCTCGCTGGTCCCAAAGCACAATGGAGCTTCATTGATCACTGACTTTCGCCCTATATCTTGCCTTAATACAGTCTACAAAGTTGTCTCCCGTTTGCTGGTGAAACGTCTGAAGCCAATACTGACGCCACTCATTGTCCCTAACCAGACAGCATTTGTTAGAGGAAGGTTGTTAGTGGAAAACACATCTCTTGCTGGGGAACTTGTGAATGGGTATCATAAGCGAAACGGTACAAAAAGAATAACACTCAAAGTTGATATAGCAAAGGCTTTTGATACCTTATCTTGGGATTTTCTCTTCTCCTGTCTCAACGGCCTTCAGCTCCCAAGTGAATTTATCTCATGGCTTCGAACATGCATATGTACAACTAGCTTCACTGTGGGATACAACGGTTCGGTAAATGGTTTCTTCAAGGGTACACGTGGTCTTCGCCAGGGCGATCCCTTGTCACCATATCTATTTGTCATTGCACTAAACAACCTCTCCCTCATGTTGAACAGGGCAGCTCAGGAAATGCATTTCAACTACCACCACAACTGCCCCAATTCACGTCTCACGCATCTCTGTTTTGCCGACGACCTCTTGATCTTCATGGATGGCTCCCTCGAGTCTGTTCAGGCAGTGCTTCAGGTCCTACGTGAGTTTGAGTCTCGGTCTGGCTTATCAGTGAGTGTGCATAAAACTTCATTCTTCGCATCAGGCCTTTCAGCTGCAGAAACTGACCTCATTCAATTTTCTACGGGAATGGCCATGGGATCGCTTCCG ATCAAGAACAAGTTCTCCTCATGGAGTTCAAAGGCACTCTCGTTTGCTGGTCGACTGCTACTCATTAAAACTGTCATTTCTGGAATAACAACATTCTGGTGCTCTACATTCATTCTTCCTAAGGCTTGTGTAAAGCGGATTAACTCACTTTGTGGAGTGTTTCTGTGGAAAGGAAATATTGAAGAGTCTCACACTGCTAGAGTTTCTTGGAAT GAGGAAGTTCTACATGGTGACCTTAGTAACCTATGGACAACTGTCCCTAACAGGCAGTTCTCATGGCAAGTCAACAAGCTACTAAAACTAAGTCCTCTTATCTATAATTGGATTTACCTTAGAGTCTCCAATGGTCTCTCCTGCCGCTTCTGGTCAGATAACTGGTCCCCGTTTGGCAACATGAGATCCTTCCTCCAACTCGGTGCAAACACTTCCATGGGGATTCCAGAGACGGCAACTCTAGCGTCCCTTTACCAGAACAACTCGTGGCGACTACCTCCTGCAAGATCGGAAGAACAGGTTCAATTGCATACTTACTTAACTACTATTACCTTCACCGAAGGGCAAGACTCATACGAATGGGTAATAGATGGGAGGTTGAATCATAGTTACTCAATTGGGACAGTATATCATAACCTTCGAGAACAAGGACCAATTGTTCCTTGGACACAAACTGTCTGGAATAAAGGTGGAATCCCTCGCCATAGCTTCTTGTCTTGGCTGTTCGTGCTAAACCGTTGCCCAACAAGAGACAGAATCATCGGATGGGGCCTTCAATCCTCTCCGCTCTGTCTTCTTTGTAATTCGGCGTCTGAAAGTAGGAATCACCTTTTCTTTGAATGTAACTTTTCATGGGGCTTGTGGGGATCTCTGGCACTTCGATGTGGTTTATCACCTAACCGTTCTTGGGATGGGGTAATGGCTCAGCTTCAGGGCCAGAGTAGGAGATCACCAAAAGGAATGCCCACTCTTCTGTGTTGGCAAGGATGCATCTATTGGTTATGGTCTGAACGAAATGCGAGACTGCACCGCAATATTTTTAGATCAGTCGATGCAATCGCTCGTCTTATTGACAGACAACTGAGAGATAAGATTCTAAGTTTCAGAGACACTAACCGTTCAGTTTCATCGGTGATGATGCAGCAGTGGTTGTCTTAG